The Natronobacterium texcoconense genome includes the window TCGTAGTGGGTCTCGACTTCGTCGACGGGGATTTCCATCATCTCGGTCCAGCCGTGATTGTAGAAGTCGAAGTTGGCCTGAACGTGGGTGATCTCGCGGGCCTCAGCCTCGGAGTAGCCGTCCTGCAGGGCACGCAGATAGCTGTCGACCGTTGCGTCGAAGAGGGCGTCGAGGCGGTCTTTACGCTCGTCGGCGTGGTCCGGGTCGGCCTTCCCGAGGAAGACTCTCGTGTGGAGTGTGACGAGTCCGCTCCTGGCGGCCGATCGAACGACCGGCGTCTCGAGGGCTTTCCGGGACGCGAAGTGACGTGCGTTCTGGCGGAGCTTCATACCCCTTCCTATGGCGGGAACGCTCAAGAACAGTTCGGGA containing:
- a CDS encoding DUF6149 family protein; this encodes MKLRQNARHFASRKALETPVVRSAARSGLVTLHTRVFLGKADPDHADERKDRLDALFDATVDSYLRALQDGYSEAEAREITHVQANFDFYNHGWTEMMEIPVDEVETHYERYEQFFETWDITIDDPLGQFAPPEGLPDAPSTPEKLEDPEHPHAEGGFADDVYVETSVASETQRADGEAVDDDGELVVGGREEPEDVDVSDAVGLEDETEN